Proteins from one Setaria italica strain Yugu1 chromosome V, Setaria_italica_v2.0, whole genome shotgun sequence genomic window:
- the LOC101759769 gene encoding uncharacterized protein LOC101759769 has translation MGQSIGHVVPGIIISGLGLWQLFNHIRLFSLDPGTYVAPAWFPAPRVRYLELLVMLAGGAYGFVSQMFGYSMPFNADGSIPEARLPNHEHAVIYAALVLYAGAAAYLDRSRWLRGRRTLCTLLLALLYAQELFMFHVHSSDHAGVEGQLHWFLQAVVAACLATALLGAGFPQSFAVSLVRSAALMFQGVWFMDIGVMWLPGLIANGCSLEDGGRSIRCHSEESEHHAKAVINLQFGWCLTLMALFVVVLYLYVCRRYPPEATYGRLPEAGDPEDLKAGHCMRGFTSLEIEV, from the coding sequence ATGGGACAATCCATCGGCCACGTCGTGCCCGGGATCATAATCTCAGGCCTCGGCCTGTGGCAGCTGTTCAACCACATCAGGCTCTTCTCCCTCGACCCGGGCACCTACGTCGCGCCGGCCTGGTTCCCGGCGCCACGCGTCCGCTACCTCGAGCTCCTCGtcatgctcgccggcggcgcctacGGGTTCGTCTCCCAGATGTTCGGCTACTCCATGCCGTTCAACGCCGACGGCTCCATACCGGAGGCGCGCCTGCCCAACCACGAGCACGCCGTCATCTACGCCGCGCTCGTCCTctacgccggcgccgccgcgtacCTCGACCGCTCCCGGTGGCTGCGGGGCCGCCGCACGCTCTGCACGCTCCTCCTGGCGCTCCTCTACGCGCAGGAGCTCTTCATGTTCCACGTCCACTCCTCCGACCACGCCGGCGTCGAGGGCCAGTTGCACTGGTTCCTGcaggccgtcgtcgccgcctgcCTCGCCACCGCGCTCCTCGGCGCCGGCTTCCCGCAGAGCTTCGCGGTGAGCCTGGTCCGGTCGGCGGCGCTCATGTTCCAGGGGGTGTGGTTCATGGACATCGGAGTCATGTGGCTCCCGGGGCTCATCGCCAATGGCTGCTCACTGGAGGATGGCGGCCGCTCTATCCGCTGCCACAGTGAGGAAAGCGAGCACCACGCTAAGGCCGTCATCAACCTGCAGTTCGGGTGGTGCTTGACACTCATGGCGTTGTTCGTCGTCGTGCTCTACTTGTACGTGTGCAGGAGGTATCCACCGGAGGCAACGTACGGCCGGCTGCCGGAAGCTGGAGACCCGGAGGACCTCAAGGCAGGCCACTGTATGCGTGGTTTCACGTCGTTGGAGATCGAGGTGTAA
- the LOC101769364 gene encoding rust resistance kinase Lr10 isoform X1, producing MAISGAFHPPAALQALAVFFALLAVLVADAEGRHHVHDCPPFSCGNLRDVSSPFRRRGDPPDCGVQSYELVCTDDEATIRIGRGTYNVVSINYTASNFWVVESNLGAQSSCLLPRWSRHALEYRSHRSVELAPSRWTTWATFVNCSRPIENNGMYKPVACLSTNSSFIYVMTGFFSSSAENFELSCGYLAMTPLGAAFTVVANNASYADILKLMSKGFAVQFPYMDGDFRQCLAEATSEFHEPTDNTGIKDRIVGILIVDNGFWQCKIEQFRFPHNAAALVLAGPAIAFPTVMWFLKFIIVICRFVLAPLAMFTFLAHIYCKTRITMDAVEKFLRMQQILTGPLRYAYTDIVAITSHFREKLGQGGYGSVYKGVLLPGNVHIAVKMLGNSNCNGEEFISEVATIGRIHHVNVVRLVGFCSEEMRRALLYEYMPNGSLDKYIFSSEKRFSLDKLNEIALGIARGINYLHQGCDMQILHFDIKPHNILLDNNFVPKVADFGLAKIFPRDNSFVPMSAMRGTIGYIAPEMVSRSFGIISSKSDVYSFGMLLLEMAGGHRNTNPHAATSSQAYYPSWVYSRLRQHEVGEITDVVSMHELEKKLCIVGLWCIQMRSHDRPTMSDVIEMLEAGVDGLQMPPRPFFCDYEDGSVVDSYFSSELNAIEDDEE from the exons ATGGCGATTTCTGGCGCATTTCATCCTCCTGCTGCTCTGCAAGCCTTAGCTGTATTCTTTGCATTGCTTGCTGTTCTTGTTGCAGACGCAGAGGGGCGGCATCATGTACATGACTGTCCTCCATTCTCTTGTGGAAATCTTAGGGACGTATCTTCTCCTTTCCGTCGGCGAGGTGATCCACCTGATTGTGGCGTTCAATCCTACGAGCTAGTCTGCACTGATGACGAGGCTACAATTCGCATTGGCAGAGGAACCTACAACGTGGTTAGCATCAACTATACTGCTTCCAACTTCTGGGTTGTCGAGTCCAACTTGGGAGCTCAGAGCAGCTGCCTTCTTCCTCGGTGGAGTCGCCATGCTCTCGAATACAGGTCACACCGCAGTGTCGAACTGGCTCCGTCTAGATGGACGACATGGGCGACCTTTGTGAATTGTTCGCGGCCAATAGAGAACAATGGTATGTACAAGCCAGTCGCTTGCCTGAGCACCAACTCTTCTTTCATCTATGTGATGACTGGGTTTTTCTCTTCTTCCGCCGAAAATTTTGAGCTCTCGTGCGGTTACCTGGCCATGACTCCTTTGGGTGCTGCGTTCACGGTAGTTGCCAACAATGCAAGCTATGCAGATATCCTGAAACTCATGAGCAAAGGATTTGCCGTTCAATTTCCTTACATGGACGGGGACTTTAGACAATGCCTTGCGGAAGCAACAAG CGAATTCCATGAACCAACAGATAATACAGGCATCAAGGATCGTATTGTTGGCATTCTTATTGTTGACAACGGTTTCTGGCAATGCAAAATCGAACAATTTAGGTTTCCTCACAATGCTGCTGCATTGGTGCTCGCTGGCCCAGCAATAGCGTTTCCTACTGTGATGTGGTTCCTGAAGTTTATTATTG TGATTTGCAGGTTCGTTTTGGCGCCGCTAGCAATGTTTACCTTCCTTGCCCACATATATTGCAAAACAAGAATAACAATGGATGCAGTCGAGAAATTTCTGCGGATGCAACAAATCCTCACTGGTCCATTGAGATATGCCTACACAGATATCGTTGCAATCACAAGTCATTTCAGAGAGAAGCTCGGCCAAGGAGGATACGGCTCCGTGTACAAGGGTGTCCTACTACCAGGAAATGTACACATTGCCGTCAAGATGCTCGGAAACTCCAACTGCAACGGAGAAGAGTTTATCAGTGAGGTAGCCACCATTGGCAGGATCCACCATGTCAATGTGGTGCGTCTCGTGGGGTTCTGCTCAGAGGAAATGAGGAGGGCACTCCTCTACGAGTACATGCCCAATGGTTCTCTTGACAAGTACATCTTTTCATCGGAGAAGAGGTTTTCTTTGGACAAGCTCAATGAGATTGCTTTGGGCATTGCCAGGGGGATTAACTACTTACATCAGGGGTGTGACATGCAGATTTTACATTTTGATATCAAGCCGCACAACATCCTTCTTGATAACAACTTTGTTCCCAAAGTTGCTGATTTTGGGCTAGCCAAAATATTCCCAAGGGACAATAGTTTTGTGCCAATGAGCGCTATGAGGGGAACGATCGGATATATAGCTCCAGAAATGGTGTCCCGCAGCTTTGGCATCATATCCAGCAAGTCGGATGTGTACAGCTTCGGGATGCTGCTGTTGGAGATGGCTGGAGGGCACAGGAACACCAACCCACATGCAGCAACGTCAAGTCAGGCATACTACCCATCATGGGTGTATAGCCGTCTGAGACAACATGAAGTGGGTGAAATCACTGATGTTGTTAGTATGCATGAGTTGGAGAAGAAGTTATGCATTGTTGGGCTCTGGTGCATCCAGATGAGGTCTCATGATCGGCCAACAATGAGTGATGTCATAGAGATGCTTGAAGCTGGCGTCGATGGTCTTCAAATGCCCCCGAGGCCGTTCTTTTGTGATTATGAGGATGGTTCTGTGGTGGATTCTTATTTTTCGTCGGAACTGAATGCAATTGAGGATGATGAAGAGTGA
- the LOC101769364 gene encoding rust resistance kinase Lr10 isoform X3, whose protein sequence is MLSCGYLAMTPLGAAFTVVANNASYADILKLMSKGFAVQFPYMDGDFRQCLAEATSEFHEPTDNTGIKDRIVGILIVDNGFWQCKIEQFRFPHNAAALVLAGPAIAFPTVMWFLKFIIVICRFVLAPLAMFTFLAHIYCKTRITMDAVEKFLRMQQILTGPLRYAYTDIVAITSHFREKLGQGGYGSVYKGVLLPGNVHIAVKMLGNSNCNGEEFISEVATIGRIHHVNVVRLVGFCSEEMRRALLYEYMPNGSLDKYIFSSEKRFSLDKLNEIALGIARGINYLHQGCDMQILHFDIKPHNILLDNNFVPKVADFGLAKIFPRDNSFVPMSAMRGTIGYIAPEMVSRSFGIISSKSDVYSFGMLLLEMAGGHRNTNPHAATSSQAYYPSWVYSRLRQHEVGEITDVVSMHELEKKLCIVGLWCIQMRSHDRPTMSDVIEMLEAGVDGLQMPPRPFFCDYEDGSVVDSYFSSELNAIEDDEE, encoded by the exons ATG CTCTCGTGCGGTTACCTGGCCATGACTCCTTTGGGTGCTGCGTTCACGGTAGTTGCCAACAATGCAAGCTATGCAGATATCCTGAAACTCATGAGCAAAGGATTTGCCGTTCAATTTCCTTACATGGACGGGGACTTTAGACAATGCCTTGCGGAAGCAACAAG CGAATTCCATGAACCAACAGATAATACAGGCATCAAGGATCGTATTGTTGGCATTCTTATTGTTGACAACGGTTTCTGGCAATGCAAAATCGAACAATTTAGGTTTCCTCACAATGCTGCTGCATTGGTGCTCGCTGGCCCAGCAATAGCGTTTCCTACTGTGATGTGGTTCCTGAAGTTTATTATTG TGATTTGCAGGTTCGTTTTGGCGCCGCTAGCAATGTTTACCTTCCTTGCCCACATATATTGCAAAACAAGAATAACAATGGATGCAGTCGAGAAATTTCTGCGGATGCAACAAATCCTCACTGGTCCATTGAGATATGCCTACACAGATATCGTTGCAATCACAAGTCATTTCAGAGAGAAGCTCGGCCAAGGAGGATACGGCTCCGTGTACAAGGGTGTCCTACTACCAGGAAATGTACACATTGCCGTCAAGATGCTCGGAAACTCCAACTGCAACGGAGAAGAGTTTATCAGTGAGGTAGCCACCATTGGCAGGATCCACCATGTCAATGTGGTGCGTCTCGTGGGGTTCTGCTCAGAGGAAATGAGGAGGGCACTCCTCTACGAGTACATGCCCAATGGTTCTCTTGACAAGTACATCTTTTCATCGGAGAAGAGGTTTTCTTTGGACAAGCTCAATGAGATTGCTTTGGGCATTGCCAGGGGGATTAACTACTTACATCAGGGGTGTGACATGCAGATTTTACATTTTGATATCAAGCCGCACAACATCCTTCTTGATAACAACTTTGTTCCCAAAGTTGCTGATTTTGGGCTAGCCAAAATATTCCCAAGGGACAATAGTTTTGTGCCAATGAGCGCTATGAGGGGAACGATCGGATATATAGCTCCAGAAATGGTGTCCCGCAGCTTTGGCATCATATCCAGCAAGTCGGATGTGTACAGCTTCGGGATGCTGCTGTTGGAGATGGCTGGAGGGCACAGGAACACCAACCCACATGCAGCAACGTCAAGTCAGGCATACTACCCATCATGGGTGTATAGCCGTCTGAGACAACATGAAGTGGGTGAAATCACTGATGTTGTTAGTATGCATGAGTTGGAGAAGAAGTTATGCATTGTTGGGCTCTGGTGCATCCAGATGAGGTCTCATGATCGGCCAACAATGAGTGATGTCATAGAGATGCTTGAAGCTGGCGTCGATGGTCTTCAAATGCCCCCGAGGCCGTTCTTTTGTGATTATGAGGATGGTTCTGTGGTGGATTCTTATTTTTCGTCGGAACTGAATGCAATTGAGGATGATGAAGAGTGA
- the LOC101769364 gene encoding rust resistance kinase Lr10 isoform X2 — protein MYKPVACLSTNSSFIYVMTGFFSSSAENFELSCGYLAMTPLGAAFTVVANNASYADILKLMSKGFAVQFPYMDGDFRQCLAEATSEFHEPTDNTGIKDRIVGILIVDNGFWQCKIEQFRFPHNAAALVLAGPAIAFPTVMWFLKFIIVICRFVLAPLAMFTFLAHIYCKTRITMDAVEKFLRMQQILTGPLRYAYTDIVAITSHFREKLGQGGYGSVYKGVLLPGNVHIAVKMLGNSNCNGEEFISEVATIGRIHHVNVVRLVGFCSEEMRRALLYEYMPNGSLDKYIFSSEKRFSLDKLNEIALGIARGINYLHQGCDMQILHFDIKPHNILLDNNFVPKVADFGLAKIFPRDNSFVPMSAMRGTIGYIAPEMVSRSFGIISSKSDVYSFGMLLLEMAGGHRNTNPHAATSSQAYYPSWVYSRLRQHEVGEITDVVSMHELEKKLCIVGLWCIQMRSHDRPTMSDVIEMLEAGVDGLQMPPRPFFCDYEDGSVVDSYFSSELNAIEDDEE, from the exons ATGTACAAGCCAGTCGCTTGCCTGAGCACCAACTCTTCTTTCATCTATGTGATGACTGGGTTTTTCTCTTCTTCCGCCGAAAATTTTGAGCTCTCGTGCGGTTACCTGGCCATGACTCCTTTGGGTGCTGCGTTCACGGTAGTTGCCAACAATGCAAGCTATGCAGATATCCTGAAACTCATGAGCAAAGGATTTGCCGTTCAATTTCCTTACATGGACGGGGACTTTAGACAATGCCTTGCGGAAGCAACAAG CGAATTCCATGAACCAACAGATAATACAGGCATCAAGGATCGTATTGTTGGCATTCTTATTGTTGACAACGGTTTCTGGCAATGCAAAATCGAACAATTTAGGTTTCCTCACAATGCTGCTGCATTGGTGCTCGCTGGCCCAGCAATAGCGTTTCCTACTGTGATGTGGTTCCTGAAGTTTATTATTG TGATTTGCAGGTTCGTTTTGGCGCCGCTAGCAATGTTTACCTTCCTTGCCCACATATATTGCAAAACAAGAATAACAATGGATGCAGTCGAGAAATTTCTGCGGATGCAACAAATCCTCACTGGTCCATTGAGATATGCCTACACAGATATCGTTGCAATCACAAGTCATTTCAGAGAGAAGCTCGGCCAAGGAGGATACGGCTCCGTGTACAAGGGTGTCCTACTACCAGGAAATGTACACATTGCCGTCAAGATGCTCGGAAACTCCAACTGCAACGGAGAAGAGTTTATCAGTGAGGTAGCCACCATTGGCAGGATCCACCATGTCAATGTGGTGCGTCTCGTGGGGTTCTGCTCAGAGGAAATGAGGAGGGCACTCCTCTACGAGTACATGCCCAATGGTTCTCTTGACAAGTACATCTTTTCATCGGAGAAGAGGTTTTCTTTGGACAAGCTCAATGAGATTGCTTTGGGCATTGCCAGGGGGATTAACTACTTACATCAGGGGTGTGACATGCAGATTTTACATTTTGATATCAAGCCGCACAACATCCTTCTTGATAACAACTTTGTTCCCAAAGTTGCTGATTTTGGGCTAGCCAAAATATTCCCAAGGGACAATAGTTTTGTGCCAATGAGCGCTATGAGGGGAACGATCGGATATATAGCTCCAGAAATGGTGTCCCGCAGCTTTGGCATCATATCCAGCAAGTCGGATGTGTACAGCTTCGGGATGCTGCTGTTGGAGATGGCTGGAGGGCACAGGAACACCAACCCACATGCAGCAACGTCAAGTCAGGCATACTACCCATCATGGGTGTATAGCCGTCTGAGACAACATGAAGTGGGTGAAATCACTGATGTTGTTAGTATGCATGAGTTGGAGAAGAAGTTATGCATTGTTGGGCTCTGGTGCATCCAGATGAGGTCTCATGATCGGCCAACAATGAGTGATGTCATAGAGATGCTTGAAGCTGGCGTCGATGGTCTTCAAATGCCCCCGAGGCCGTTCTTTTGTGATTATGAGGATGGTTCTGTGGTGGATTCTTATTTTTCGTCGGAACTGAATGCAATTGAGGATGATGAAGAGTGA
- the LOC101768960 gene encoding rust resistance kinase Lr10 isoform X1: MDLHKFLLAALLLSLLNYASYAAKSWEEEYFLKTCSSHRCSKHHGPEIRFPFRLSTDPPSCGAPGMQLSCSGHDTILDHQVLGPCKVTAIYYRHLVMNVIPLVDSSSQCPLHKFISTNKWTDMYKPVQLDRFLDFVLVGCSVDSVATNQDDIVGPSSCLSLSNNASQFWYLVRPGTDMSTLPMGCEVVAKSIPIPYTYDKNGPKFLTFFGKILFKDRAKEAINLGETAFNWSLNSITSICQRCEQEGRHCGFSPNRGKAFCQQHGSHVKLIAATTSVATFIVLVATALYRSLKKRYNEAIHLKVEMFLKTYGTSKPTRYTFSEVKKMARRFKEKVGQGGFGSVYKAQLPNGVPVAVKMLENSTGDGEDFINEVSTIGQIHHANIVRLLGFCSEGTRRALIYEFMTNKSLEKYIFLHDSNTSQDLLVPHKMLEIATGIARGMEYLHQGCNQRILHFDIKPHNILLDYNFNPKISDFGLAKLCARDQSIVTLTAARGTMGYIAPELYSRNFGGISYKSDVYSFGMLVLEVVSGRRNSDPGIENQTEVYLPQWIYERVIAGQDLVLNREVTEEEKEKVKQLAIVALWCIQWNPKNRPSMTKVVNMLTGRLQNLQIPPKPYV, translated from the exons ATGGATTTGCATAAATTTCTTCTCGCAGCACTGCTGCTTTCGCTTCTAAACTATGCATCCTATGCTGCCAAATCATGGGAAGAAGAATACTTCCTCAAAACTTGTTCATCACATCGATGCAGCAAACACCATGGGCCAGAGATCCGGTTCCCATTTCGGCTTTCAACCGACCCTCCATCTTGCGGCGCACCTGGGATGCAGCTGTCATGCTCTGGGCATGACACAATCCTTGATCACCAAGTTCTTGGCCCCTGCAAAGTGACCGCAATATATTACAGGCATCTTGTCATGAATGTCATCCCACTGGTGGACTCATCATCGCAGTGCCCACTTCACAAGTTCATTTCAACAAATAAATGGACTGATATGTACAAACCTGTTCAGTTGGATCGTTTCCTTGATTTTGTACTAGTAGGTTGCTCAGTCGATTCTGTAGCAACAAATCAAGACGATATTGTTGGTCCAAGCTCTTGCCTAAGCCTCAGTAACAACGCAAGCCAGTTCTGGTATCTTGTGCGACCTGGAACAGATATGTCTACTCTTCCCATGGGGTGTGAAGTGGTTGCAAAGTCCATCCCAATACCCTACACTTACGATAAAAATGGTCCAAAGTTTCTGACATTCTTCGGCAAGATACTCTTCAAAGATAGAGCAAAAGAAGCAATCAACTTGGGTGAAACAGCATTCAATTGGAGCCTCAACAGCATTACCAGCATTTGTCAAAGGTGTGAACAGGAAGGGCGACATTGTGGATTCAGTCCAAACCGCGGAAAAGCATTCTGCCAGCAGCACG GTTCGCATGTCAAACTCATTGCAG CTACAACATCAGTAGCCACCTTCATTGTTCTAGTGGCCACTGCACTCTATCGTTCACTGAAGAAAAGATATAATGAAGCAATACATTTGAAAGTTGAAATGTTTCTCAAGACATATGGCACATCGAAACCCACAAGGTACACTTTCTCCGAAGTTAAGAAGATGGCAAGACGATTCAAGGAAAAAGTAGGCCAGGGTGGCTTTGGAAGTGTTTACAAAGCACAGCTACCAAATGGTGTACCAGTAGCGGTCAAGATGCTAGAGAACTCTACAGGAGACGGAGAAGATTTCATCAATGAAGTATCAACCATTGGACAAATCCACCATGCAAACATTGTTCGCCTCCTGGGATTTTGCTCTGAAGGAACAAGGCGTGCGCTTATTTACGAATTCATGACTAACAAGTCATTGGAGAAATATATATTCTTGCATGATTCAAATACTTCCCAAGATCTCCTAGTACCTCACAAAATGTTAGAGATTGCTACAGGCATTGCTAGAGGAATGGAGTACCTGCATCAAGGATGCAACCAGCGCATCCTCCACTTTGACATCAAACCTCACAATATCTTGCTAGACTACAACTTCAATCccaaaatttcagattttggcCTTGCTAAGCTGTGTGCACGGGACCAAAGCATTGTTACCTTGACAGCAGCAAGAGGAACAATGGGCTATATTGCACCGGAGCTATATTCTCGGAACTTCGGTGGGATATCATACAAGTCAGATGTTTACAGTTTCGGCATGCTGGTTTTAGAGGTGGTTAGTGGAAGGAGGAACTCAGACCCAGGTATTGAGAACCAAACCGAGGTTTACCTCCCACAGTGGATCTACGAGAGAGTAATTGCTGGGCAGGACCTGGTACTTAATagggaagtcacagaagaggagaaagaaaaggtGAAGCAGCTGGCCATTGTGGCACTCTGGTGCATTCAGTGGAACCCCAAAAACCGGCCATCAATGACAAAAGTTGTTAACATGCTGACAGGAAGGTTGCAGAATCTACAGATACCACCTAAGCCGTATGTCTAG
- the LOC101768960 gene encoding rust resistance kinase Lr10 isoform X2, producing the protein MQLSCSGHDTILDHQVLGPCKVTAIYYRHLVMNVIPLVDSSSQCPLHKFISTNKWTDMYKPVQLDRFLDFVLVGCSVDSVATNQDDIVGPSSCLSLSNNASQFWYLVRPGTDMSTLPMGCEVVAKSIPIPYTYDKNGPKFLTFFGKILFKDRAKEAINLGETAFNWSLNSITSICQRCEQEGRHCGFSPNRGKAFCQQHATTSVATFIVLVATALYRSLKKRYNEAIHLKVEMFLKTYGTSKPTRYTFSEVKKMARRFKEKVGQGGFGSVYKAQLPNGVPVAVKMLENSTGDGEDFINEVSTIGQIHHANIVRLLGFCSEGTRRALIYEFMTNKSLEKYIFLHDSNTSQDLLVPHKMLEIATGIARGMEYLHQGCNQRILHFDIKPHNILLDYNFNPKISDFGLAKLCARDQSIVTLTAARGTMGYIAPELYSRNFGGISYKSDVYSFGMLVLEVVSGRRNSDPGIENQTEVYLPQWIYERVIAGQDLVLNREVTEEEKEKVKQLAIVALWCIQWNPKNRPSMTKVVNMLTGRLQNLQIPPKPYV; encoded by the exons ATGCAGCTGTCATGCTCTGGGCATGACACAATCCTTGATCACCAAGTTCTTGGCCCCTGCAAAGTGACCGCAATATATTACAGGCATCTTGTCATGAATGTCATCCCACTGGTGGACTCATCATCGCAGTGCCCACTTCACAAGTTCATTTCAACAAATAAATGGACTGATATGTACAAACCTGTTCAGTTGGATCGTTTCCTTGATTTTGTACTAGTAGGTTGCTCAGTCGATTCTGTAGCAACAAATCAAGACGATATTGTTGGTCCAAGCTCTTGCCTAAGCCTCAGTAACAACGCAAGCCAGTTCTGGTATCTTGTGCGACCTGGAACAGATATGTCTACTCTTCCCATGGGGTGTGAAGTGGTTGCAAAGTCCATCCCAATACCCTACACTTACGATAAAAATGGTCCAAAGTTTCTGACATTCTTCGGCAAGATACTCTTCAAAGATAGAGCAAAAGAAGCAATCAACTTGGGTGAAACAGCATTCAATTGGAGCCTCAACAGCATTACCAGCATTTGTCAAAGGTGTGAACAGGAAGGGCGACATTGTGGATTCAGTCCAAACCGCGGAAAAGCATTCTGCCAGCAGCACG CTACAACATCAGTAGCCACCTTCATTGTTCTAGTGGCCACTGCACTCTATCGTTCACTGAAGAAAAGATATAATGAAGCAATACATTTGAAAGTTGAAATGTTTCTCAAGACATATGGCACATCGAAACCCACAAGGTACACTTTCTCCGAAGTTAAGAAGATGGCAAGACGATTCAAGGAAAAAGTAGGCCAGGGTGGCTTTGGAAGTGTTTACAAAGCACAGCTACCAAATGGTGTACCAGTAGCGGTCAAGATGCTAGAGAACTCTACAGGAGACGGAGAAGATTTCATCAATGAAGTATCAACCATTGGACAAATCCACCATGCAAACATTGTTCGCCTCCTGGGATTTTGCTCTGAAGGAACAAGGCGTGCGCTTATTTACGAATTCATGACTAACAAGTCATTGGAGAAATATATATTCTTGCATGATTCAAATACTTCCCAAGATCTCCTAGTACCTCACAAAATGTTAGAGATTGCTACAGGCATTGCTAGAGGAATGGAGTACCTGCATCAAGGATGCAACCAGCGCATCCTCCACTTTGACATCAAACCTCACAATATCTTGCTAGACTACAACTTCAATCccaaaatttcagattttggcCTTGCTAAGCTGTGTGCACGGGACCAAAGCATTGTTACCTTGACAGCAGCAAGAGGAACAATGGGCTATATTGCACCGGAGCTATATTCTCGGAACTTCGGTGGGATATCATACAAGTCAGATGTTTACAGTTTCGGCATGCTGGTTTTAGAGGTGGTTAGTGGAAGGAGGAACTCAGACCCAGGTATTGAGAACCAAACCGAGGTTTACCTCCCACAGTGGATCTACGAGAGAGTAATTGCTGGGCAGGACCTGGTACTTAATagggaagtcacagaagaggagaaagaaaaggtGAAGCAGCTGGCCATTGTGGCACTCTGGTGCATTCAGTGGAACCCCAAAAACCGGCCATCAATGACAAAAGTTGTTAACATGCTGACAGGAAGGTTGCAGAATCTACAGATACCACCTAAGCCGTATGTCTAG